The Triticum aestivum cultivar Chinese Spring chromosome 7B, IWGSC CS RefSeq v2.1, whole genome shotgun sequence genome window below encodes:
- the LOC123158866 gene encoding transmembrane emp24 domain-containing protein p24beta2, translating to MEGLSWTRACVLVLCIMPFLHPAAAIRFVIDREECFSHNVEYEGDTVHVSFVVIKADTPWHYSEDGVDLVVKDSNGAQVRDSRDKISDKFEFIVQKRGVHRFCFTNKSPYHETIDFDVHVGHYSYFDQHAKDEHFSPLFEQIAKLDEALYNIQFEQHWLEAQTDRQAILNENMSRRAIHKALFESAALIAASVIQVYLLRRLFERKLGTSRV from the exons ATGGAGGGGCTGAGTTGGACAAGGGCTTGTGTCTTGGTCCTCTGCATCATGCCGTTCTTGCACCCCGCTGCCGCTATCCGCTTTGTGATTGATAGGGAGGAGTGTTTCTCGCATAACGTGGAATACGAGGGGGATACTGTTCATGTATCCTTTGTGGTTATCAAGGCAGACACTCCGTGGCATTATAGCGAGGATGGGGTGGATCTTGTG GTTAAAGATTCTAATGGAGCTCAAGTCCGTGACTCCCGTGACAAAATTAGTGACAAATTTGAGTTCATAGTTCAGAAGAGAGGTGTCCATCGCTTCTGCTTCACCAATAAATCCCCATATCATGAAACCATAGACTTTGACGTGCATGTTGGACATTATTCCTATTTTGACCAGCATGCGAAAGATG AACATTTTTCACCGTTGTTCGAACAAATTGCTAAGTTGGATGAAGCACTTTACAACATTCAGTTTGAGCAGCACTGGCTAGAGGCCCAAACCGACCGGCAAGCAATAT TGAACGAGAATATGAGCAGGAGGGCCATCCACAAGGCACTTTTCGAGTCGGCCGCGCTCATCGCAGCCAGCGTCATTCAAGTCTACCTGTTGCGCCGACTCTTCGAGCGCAAGCTGGGGACATCTAGGGTCTAA